The DNA window ATCGCCTATTCGTCCTCTGAGAATGGATCGCGGTCTGCAACCCCTTGCTGACGATCTTCCGCGCCAAGAAACTCTTGCGGCACAGGCGTTTGGGCGATAATGCTCAGCAGCGGCGCCCAGCTGTCCGGCTTTGCTGGATATTTGGATAAAATCACGTTGCCCTCCCGATCGCGACGGATATAGACACGATCCGTATCAAATTCAAACTCCACCGGTAACCTCACCGCCTGATTTCTGCCGTTTTTAAACAGCTTTGCGATTCTTTCCATCTCGACACCTCCACAGCTGGCATAGGCCAAAGCATATGCCTGTAGCGTGTCGATGCCAAGATGTATCGCTCATTTTTCATCCACATTGACGAAACGGCCAAACACTAACGCACAATTTCACGGGTTGAAACCCTGTTCCCCTCGTTATGCGGTGCACTGCGCAATCACCGCGCCTTTCCTTAGCTTCCCGTGCGGCGGCGGGCTCACCGAATGAAAACTCCGCGCCGGCGCAAAAAAATTGCGCATTTTTTCGACTAAGCTGCGGTGAGGTTTAGCCGCCGATTTTCAAGCGATTGGCTACACTTACATCACGAATCGGAACCTACAGGAGAAGAACCATGGCAATCGGTCATTACGAGCTGAAAAAAGCAAAGAACGGACAGTACCACTTCAACCTGAAAGCCAGTAACGGCGAGATCATTCTGGCCAGCGAGATGTACGCCAGCAAAGCGTCAGCGGAGAACGGCATCGCCTCGGTGCAGACCAATTCGCCGCACGAAGCGCAGTTTGAACTGAAGCACAGCACCAGCAATCAACCCTATTTTGTGCTGAAGGCCAAGAACCATCAGGTGATCGGCGTCAGCGAAATGTACAGCTCCGAAAGCGCGGCCAAAAACGGTATCCAGTCGGTGATAAAAAACGGCCCGACCACCGATATCCGCGATTTGAGCGCCTGATCCCTCCGTTTCGCCCGCGCGGTGGCCGCCATCGCGCGTTTTCCGTTTGACCGGGATCAATCTCCCCTGAATAAATCCGGTTAACTGCTGATTTTTTGCCGCGCCGCCGCTACAATTCCCCGCTTTTACTGCGCCATCAGGTGGCGCGGTACTGACCTGAAATCAGACCGAGACACACTATGTTTACACCGGAACTTCTCTCCCCTGCCGGAACGCTGAAAAACATGCGTTACGCCTTCGCCTACGGC is part of the Serratia surfactantfaciens genome and encodes:
- a CDS encoding antitoxin, which gives rise to MERIAKLFKNGRNQAVRLPVEFEFDTDRVYIRRDREGNVILSKYPAKPDSWAPLLSIIAQTPVPQEFLGAEDRQQGVADRDPFSEDE
- a CDS encoding YegP family protein; amino-acid sequence: MAIGHYELKKAKNGQYHFNLKASNGEIILASEMYASKASAENGIASVQTNSPHEAQFELKHSTSNQPYFVLKAKNHQVIGVSEMYSSESAAKNGIQSVIKNGPTTDIRDLSA